A single genomic interval of Microbacterium sp. BLY harbors:
- a CDS encoding App1 family protein — MAPAPPAPRIHWFARLEHRLHVWREGRARRRGRNATVLPFPGYGGPGWVRVLGRVLIVPPQRRNRNGEPASIRGWRSFVGIPVGFASVSVHLGDGTHQVVADRGGVIDSVIRADLDPGWQTFTITVEGQEPIEARAFIVAESTRFGVVSDVDDTVMVTALPRPFIAFWNSFVVDEHARIPVPGMAVLLDQLLRQHPGAPMIYLSTGAWNVAPTLSRFLGRHLFPAGSLLLTDWGPTHDRWFRSGREHKLTNLRRLATEFPDVKWLLIGDDGQHDEAIYTQFQEEHPDSVAGVAIRRLLPAEAVLAGGRAEMESHDADAAPWVSAEDGAGLRDQLGDVGILR, encoded by the coding sequence ATGGCCCCCGCACCCCCGGCGCCCAGGATCCACTGGTTCGCCCGCCTCGAGCACCGCCTTCACGTGTGGCGCGAGGGTCGAGCGCGCCGTCGTGGCCGGAACGCCACGGTCCTGCCGTTCCCCGGCTACGGAGGCCCCGGCTGGGTGCGCGTCCTCGGCCGTGTGCTCATCGTCCCGCCGCAGCGTCGCAATCGCAACGGCGAGCCGGCGAGCATTCGCGGGTGGCGGAGCTTCGTCGGGATTCCGGTGGGGTTCGCCTCGGTCAGTGTCCACCTCGGCGACGGCACCCACCAGGTCGTCGCCGACCGTGGCGGCGTGATCGACTCGGTCATCCGCGCCGACCTCGACCCGGGCTGGCAGACGTTCACCATCACCGTCGAGGGACAGGAGCCCATCGAGGCCCGCGCGTTCATCGTGGCCGAGAGCACGCGGTTCGGTGTCGTGTCGGACGTCGACGACACCGTCATGGTCACGGCACTCCCCCGGCCGTTCATCGCCTTCTGGAACTCGTTCGTGGTCGACGAGCACGCGCGCATCCCCGTTCCCGGCATGGCCGTCCTCCTCGACCAGCTCCTCCGGCAGCACCCCGGCGCGCCCATGATCTACCTCTCCACGGGAGCCTGGAACGTCGCGCCGACCCTGTCCCGCTTCCTCGGCCGGCACCTGTTCCCGGCCGGTTCGCTGCTCCTGACCGACTGGGGCCCCACACACGACCGATGGTTCCGGAGCGGGCGCGAGCACAAGCTCACCAACCTCCGACGACTGGCCACGGAGTTCCCGGATGTGAAGTGGCTGCTCATCGGCGACGACGGACAGCACGACGAGGCCATCTACACGCAGTTCCAGGAGGAGCACCCGGACTCCGTCGCCGGCGTCGCGATCCGGCGACTGCTCCCCGCCGAGGCCGTGCTCGCCGGTGGACGTGCCGAGATGGAGTCCCACGACGCCGACGCCGCCCCGTGGGTGAGCGCGGAGGACGGCGCAGGACTGCGCGATCAGCTCGGCGATGTCGGCATCCTGCGCTGA
- a CDS encoding glycoside hydrolase family 3 protein: protein MRDGGRRVARGLGAALALAALAGAVCAPAAAQSAPSAAADSVTVQAAEPDGVRQRAAALVAEMSTAEQASSIVMGHIGGTDPEALRAYMQSGLGGFILMGGNIPATESELRTLTAALTVDPALPPLIAVDQEGGVVSRLPWDAYAASSTLKNAPVDETAGAFAARGALVARAGITVDFGTVADVPADPGSFIFARALGVDPQAAADRTAAATDAQEEFLASTLKHFPGHGAAPGDSHHAIPSTSITKAQWRAADGVPFAAGIEAGASLLMYGHLAYTAVDSRPASLSAEWHRIAREELGFEGVAVTDDLGMLLSSGDPAYADPVANGVAAVAAGNDLVLMIAGSDAQTASRMAAGIAAAVDAGTLPAERLADAATRVLALRLQLSAATASWAVCSDCTPAG, encoded by the coding sequence ATGAGGGACGGCGGGCGTCGAGTGGCGCGCGGCCTCGGTGCCGCGCTGGCCCTGGCCGCCCTCGCCGGTGCCGTCTGCGCACCGGCAGCGGCGCAGTCCGCGCCGAGTGCCGCGGCGGATTCGGTCACCGTGCAGGCGGCGGAGCCGGATGGCGTGCGCCAGCGGGCCGCCGCGCTCGTCGCGGAGATGAGCACCGCCGAACAGGCGTCCTCCATCGTGATGGGCCATATCGGCGGGACGGACCCCGAGGCGTTGCGCGCGTACATGCAGTCGGGTCTCGGCGGGTTCATCCTGATGGGCGGGAACATCCCCGCAACGGAGTCCGAGCTGCGCACGCTGACGGCCGCGCTCACCGTCGACCCCGCGCTGCCGCCCCTCATCGCCGTGGACCAGGAGGGCGGGGTGGTCTCCCGGCTGCCCTGGGACGCGTATGCCGCTTCGTCGACCCTCAAGAATGCCCCGGTCGATGAGACGGCCGGGGCGTTCGCGGCGCGGGGCGCGCTCGTGGCCCGCGCAGGGATCACGGTCGACTTCGGAACGGTGGCCGATGTTCCCGCCGATCCCGGTTCGTTCATCTTCGCGCGAGCGCTCGGCGTCGATCCGCAGGCCGCCGCCGACCGCACGGCGGCGGCGACGGACGCTCAGGAGGAGTTCCTCGCCTCGACGCTGAAGCACTTTCCCGGGCACGGGGCGGCCCCGGGGGATTCGCATCATGCGATCCCGAGCACCAGCATCACCAAGGCGCAGTGGCGGGCGGCGGACGGGGTCCCCTTCGCCGCGGGGATCGAGGCCGGGGCATCGCTGCTCATGTACGGACATCTGGCCTACACGGCCGTGGATTCCCGGCCGGCATCCCTGTCTGCCGAGTGGCACCGCATCGCCCGCGAGGAGCTGGGGTTCGAGGGCGTCGCCGTCACGGATGATCTCGGCATGCTGCTCTCCTCCGGCGACCCCGCGTACGCCGATCCCGTCGCGAACGGCGTGGCCGCCGTGGCAGCGGGCAACGACCTCGTGCTGATGATCGCGGGCTCCGATGCGCAGACCGCGAGCCGGATGGCGGCCGGGATCGCCGCGGCCGTCGACGCCGGGACCCTTCCGGCCGAACGCCTGGCGGATGCCGCGACCCGGGTGCTTGCGCTGCGTCTGCAGCTCTCCGCGGCAACGGCCTCGTGGGCGGTCTGCAGCGACTGCACCCCGGCGGGGTGA
- a CDS encoding 3-methyladenine DNA glycosylase — protein MLLPRDEWRRREHEHHRRADALTAAHRDRAARGEKHPVWDFLFTYYSYKPAQLRRWHPGAGVELQEAPERAQWRWYGPGSTAEGVRPDAERFAREKPELARLVALMLRRTASRPGQFGCFGLHEWAMVYRADEHRHAVPLRLGREGTDAVVDAHELRCTHFDAFRFFTPDAVPRNRTALTREDQPLLEQPGCLHAGMDLYKWAVKLGPLIPGELLLDTFELARDIRLLDMQAAPYDLSAWEVEPVRIETTEGKAEYVRRQRGFAERGAALRAALLTAWLGPDGRLAA, from the coding sequence ATGCTCCTCCCGCGGGACGAGTGGCGTCGACGGGAGCACGAGCATCACCGCCGGGCGGATGCGCTGACCGCGGCGCATCGCGATCGCGCCGCGCGAGGCGAGAAGCACCCGGTGTGGGACTTCCTGTTCACCTACTATTCGTACAAGCCGGCGCAGCTGCGACGGTGGCACCCCGGTGCGGGCGTGGAACTGCAGGAGGCGCCCGAGCGCGCACAGTGGCGATGGTATGGGCCCGGAAGCACCGCTGAGGGGGTGCGGCCCGACGCGGAGCGCTTCGCGCGGGAGAAGCCCGAGCTCGCTCGCCTCGTCGCGCTGATGCTGCGCCGCACCGCGTCCCGACCCGGGCAGTTCGGCTGCTTCGGCCTGCACGAGTGGGCGATGGTCTACCGTGCCGACGAGCATCGGCACGCGGTGCCCCTGCGACTCGGCCGGGAAGGTACGGACGCGGTGGTCGACGCGCACGAGCTCCGCTGCACGCACTTCGACGCCTTCCGCTTCTTCACCCCGGACGCCGTGCCACGTAACCGCACCGCGTTGACCCGGGAGGATCAGCCGCTTCTCGAGCAGCCCGGCTGCCTGCACGCCGGCATGGACCTCTACAAGTGGGCCGTGAAACTCGGACCGCTGATCCCCGGAGAGCTGCTGCTGGACACCTTCGAGCTGGCGCGCGACATCCGCCTGCTCGACATGCAGGCCGCGCCGTACGACCTTTCCGCATGGGAGGTCGAGCCGGTCCGCATCGAGACCACGGAGGGCAAGGCCGAATACGTGCGCCGTCAGCGGGGCTTCGCCGAGCGCGGAGCGGCCCTGCGTGCCGCGCTCCTCACCGCCTGGCTCGGACCGGACGGGCGCCTCGCGGCCTGA